The Microbulbifer hydrolyticus genome has a segment encoding these proteins:
- a CDS encoding TonB-dependent receptor, protein MKTSNKKRLVLAIALANCAPAAVFAQNDEKENAVIEELVVTASRRAESVQDIPYNITAVTGEFINDIGADDLSKMSQFIPGMQMIDAGARSTGLVTLRGMNVGGLEASENQGGKDIISRYVNDTPLLIDFKLVDIERVEVLRGPQGTLYGRGAMAGTLRYILNKPTTEVTEGSVRTEVYKNSESDGFSSEVSGVLNLPLSDTLALRVSGTRVDDAGFVDYNNVLVEPGVSNDERQIKDANTEETTSARVALRWEPNDTFFAQANYYLQDSTAGGRQAVNPGFTGDDFTSALRYEEVRENKDTLLNLELGYNSDAIEIFSTTSVAEYEGIGNRDQTDLLCVDIWSGYCDFPQFSAYTVDDNQSESLVHETRVLSTDENSPDWLDWIAGVYYEETDTLLDAREYTPGFGDFVDSEWGWGQTGYGDLEYWRYADSTFKEQAVYGEATFHANDRLQFTVGARYFQQEESFAYDCTMLPFYTGPEADCRDGDGEIDDTVFKFNAAYNFTDDVMFYATVAEGFRRGGTNAGPQLLDSEQTFSSDAAVNYELGWHTALGGNVILNGAVFLIDWSDLQVPTKSQEAAINITKNASQGQISGLELSAQAALTDNLMLNGWVTYYDHALDGDAPEIGGFDGDSFPGVPNLQYNLALDYNVAVPTGELTLRGNMYYKDQVDTRLNSLGDNFDNETLEDYHLFNLSADYRLDQWRASLFADNVTNEQYYNGVRSEKRYGERGQFYYVGQPRTIGMNLAYEF, encoded by the coding sequence ATGAAGACGTCCAACAAAAAACGGCTGGTACTGGCCATCGCCCTGGCCAACTGTGCGCCGGCCGCCGTATTTGCTCAAAACGACGAAAAAGAAAATGCGGTGATTGAAGAGCTGGTGGTCACCGCCAGCCGCCGCGCGGAGAGTGTCCAGGATATTCCGTACAATATCACCGCCGTAACCGGTGAATTCATCAACGATATTGGTGCCGATGACCTGAGCAAGATGTCCCAGTTCATTCCGGGCATGCAGATGATTGACGCCGGTGCGCGCAGCACCGGCCTGGTCACCCTGCGCGGCATGAATGTGGGGGGATTGGAAGCGTCAGAAAACCAGGGTGGTAAGGACATTATCTCCCGCTACGTCAATGACACCCCGCTGTTGATCGATTTCAAGCTGGTGGATATCGAGCGCGTCGAAGTGTTGCGTGGCCCCCAGGGCACCCTGTACGGTCGCGGCGCCATGGCAGGCACCCTGCGTTACATCCTCAATAAGCCGACCACCGAAGTCACCGAGGGCTCTGTACGCACCGAGGTATACAAGAATAGCGAGAGCGACGGCTTCTCTAGTGAAGTGAGTGGTGTCTTGAACCTGCCACTCTCAGATACCCTGGCACTGCGTGTCTCCGGTACCCGGGTCGATGATGCGGGATTTGTCGATTACAACAACGTGCTGGTAGAGCCGGGCGTTTCCAATGACGAGCGCCAGATTAAGGATGCCAATACGGAGGAGACCACCTCTGCACGGGTTGCCCTGCGCTGGGAGCCTAACGACACCTTCTTCGCTCAAGCCAACTATTATCTGCAGGATTCCACTGCTGGTGGTCGCCAGGCGGTGAACCCTGGATTCACCGGTGATGATTTCACCTCTGCACTGCGTTACGAGGAAGTGCGCGAAAACAAAGACACGCTGCTGAATCTGGAACTTGGCTATAACAGCGATGCCATTGAAATTTTCTCCACCACTTCGGTCGCGGAATATGAAGGCATTGGCAATCGAGACCAGACCGACCTGTTGTGCGTGGACATCTGGAGTGGCTACTGTGACTTCCCGCAGTTCTCCGCCTACACCGTGGACGACAACCAGTCCGAGTCCCTGGTGCACGAGACCCGCGTCCTGTCGACTGACGAGAATTCTCCTGATTGGCTCGACTGGATCGCCGGTGTGTATTACGAGGAGACCGACACCCTGCTGGATGCGCGCGAATATACACCGGGTTTTGGTGATTTCGTCGACAGTGAGTGGGGTTGGGGCCAGACTGGCTACGGCGACCTCGAGTACTGGCGCTACGCCGACAGCACGTTCAAGGAGCAGGCGGTGTATGGCGAAGCCACCTTCCACGCCAACGATCGGCTGCAGTTCACCGTCGGCGCCCGCTACTTCCAGCAGGAAGAATCCTTCGCCTACGACTGCACCATGCTGCCGTTCTACACCGGCCCCGAGGCGGACTGCCGCGATGGCGACGGCGAGATCGACGACACGGTGTTCAAGTTCAACGCCGCCTACAACTTCACCGACGACGTGATGTTCTACGCCACCGTTGCCGAGGGCTTCCGCCGCGGTGGCACCAATGCGGGCCCGCAGCTGCTGGACAGCGAGCAGACGTTCAGCTCCGATGCAGCCGTTAATTACGAATTGGGTTGGCACACCGCGCTTGGCGGCAACGTTATTCTCAACGGCGCCGTGTTCCTGATTGACTGGAGTGACCTGCAGGTGCCCACCAAGTCCCAGGAAGCGGCGATCAACATCACCAAGAACGCCAGCCAGGGCCAGATCAGCGGTCTCGAACTGTCGGCGCAGGCGGCACTCACGGATAACCTGATGCTGAACGGCTGGGTGACCTACTACGATCACGCGCTGGATGGTGATGCCCCTGAGATCGGCGGCTTTGACGGCGACAGCTTCCCCGGCGTACCCAACCTGCAGTACAACCTGGCGCTGGACTACAACGTGGCAGTCCCCACCGGCGAGCTGACCCTGCGCGGTAACATGTACTACAAGGATCAGGTCGACACCCGCCTCAACAGCCTCGGTGACAACTTCGATAACGAAACCCTTGAGGACTACCACCTGTTCAATCTGTCGGCGGACTACCGTCTGGACCAGTGGCGCGCATCGTTATTTGCCGACAATGTCACCAACGAGCAGTACTACAACGGCGTTCGCAGTGAAAAGCGCTACGGTGAGCGCGGTCAGTTTTACTACGTGGGCCAGCCGCGTACTATCGGGATGAATCTCGCCTACGAGTTCTGA
- a CDS encoding lipocalin family protein has product MTVANRIHKALLILLLGILSACTGIPEGVEPIDDFELQRYLGKWYEIARLDHPFERGLSRVTAEYTLLDDGGVKVLNRGLDAKKGEWQDAEGKAYFVGAPNIGHLKVSFFGPFYSSYIIFELADDYGYSMVSGPDRSYLWLLSRTPTVSDQVKHRFLKRAAQLGFDTGALIFVAQQPKG; this is encoded by the coding sequence ATGACTGTAGCCAACCGAATTCATAAAGCCCTGCTGATCCTGCTCTTGGGTATTCTTTCTGCCTGTACCGGTATTCCGGAGGGCGTGGAGCCGATCGACGATTTCGAATTACAGCGCTACCTGGGCAAGTGGTATGAAATCGCACGCCTGGACCACCCCTTCGAGCGCGGCCTGAGTCGGGTGACGGCGGAATACACTTTGCTGGACGACGGTGGGGTCAAGGTGCTCAACCGGGGCCTTGATGCGAAAAAGGGTGAGTGGCAGGACGCCGAGGGCAAGGCTTATTTTGTCGGCGCGCCAAATATCGGACACCTGAAGGTGTCCTTTTTTGGGCCTTTTTACAGTTCTTACATCATCTTCGAACTCGCAGACGATTATGGCTATTCCATGGTGTCCGGCCCGGATCGCTCCTATCTGTGGTTGTTGTCGCGCACACCCACCGTGTCCGATCAGGTGAAACATCGCTTCCTGAAACGGGCCGCGCAGCTCGGGTTCGACACCGGCGCATTGATATTTGTGGCGCAGCAACCGAAAGGATAA
- a CDS encoding tetratricopeptide repeat-containing sulfotransferase family protein — MSEHSIRQLLDFARRSVAEGDWRSVTSRCITVLKSDPQQAEAHTLLGLAALEGGKPEIAVRAFKTALREDASFAEARVYLARILAANGQFAAAESEAAQCVEKISGNPVLLDTLATLYSRIGRQQKALLLYQQAHKLAPKNVGILANMAAVQIFLGDSAEAATALKRGLQLAPDHYRSHWLLAKCHRSEERAAIQAQLNALLSLTQAGTPQALPYLHYAAGKLCEDLADWSAAWEHYQSGATAQRQRLHYSNEQEQEVFAAVREYLGAQWYRESGKNAGTESKNEEVPIFIVGLPRSGSTLVEQILGCHSQVQALGELLQWPLAVKHHSGNRDVALHSPDSIRASAKKPPVALGQLYQKNIAHLRNDRRFFTDKLPGNFLYLSLIARALPRARFVHVTRDPMDAGFAIYKQLFADAYPWSYDLEELGSYYVEYQKLMQDWQDLLGDRIYTVNYETLVADPQGATRALLDWLELPFESACLKFYQTQTVAATASASQVREPIHQRSSGRWQKFAAQLQPYRTVLESAGILPPG; from the coding sequence ATGTCCGAACACTCCATCCGCCAACTGCTTGATTTCGCTCGTCGGTCTGTCGCCGAGGGCGACTGGCGCAGTGTTACCTCGCGATGTATTACGGTGCTTAAATCTGATCCTCAACAGGCCGAGGCGCATACGCTGCTGGGACTTGCCGCCCTCGAGGGTGGTAAACCCGAGATTGCAGTCCGTGCCTTTAAAACGGCTTTGCGCGAGGATGCCTCCTTCGCTGAGGCCCGGGTATATCTCGCACGAATACTTGCGGCCAATGGCCAGTTTGCGGCGGCGGAGTCCGAGGCCGCACAGTGTGTGGAAAAAATTTCCGGAAATCCGGTTTTGCTGGATACGCTCGCCACACTCTATAGCCGGATCGGGCGGCAGCAGAAGGCGCTCTTGCTGTACCAGCAAGCACACAAGCTGGCGCCGAAAAATGTCGGTATTCTTGCCAATATGGCTGCCGTACAGATTTTTCTCGGCGACAGCGCGGAGGCGGCCACCGCGCTGAAGCGAGGGCTGCAACTGGCACCGGATCACTATCGTAGCCATTGGCTGCTTGCGAAATGTCACCGCTCAGAAGAGCGCGCGGCGATACAGGCGCAGCTCAATGCGCTACTTTCTCTCACCCAGGCAGGCACACCACAGGCGCTGCCTTACCTGCACTATGCCGCCGGAAAGCTGTGTGAGGATCTGGCTGATTGGTCGGCAGCTTGGGAGCACTACCAATCCGGTGCGACCGCGCAGCGGCAGCGACTGCACTACAGCAATGAGCAGGAGCAGGAGGTATTTGCCGCAGTGCGAGAGTATCTCGGGGCTCAGTGGTATAGGGAAAGCGGCAAAAACGCCGGGACGGAGAGTAAAAATGAAGAAGTCCCGATATTTATCGTGGGCTTACCGCGTTCGGGCAGCACTCTGGTGGAACAGATCCTGGGGTGCCATTCACAGGTGCAGGCCTTGGGGGAGCTGCTGCAGTGGCCATTGGCCGTTAAGCATCATTCGGGCAATCGCGATGTAGCACTGCACAGTCCCGATAGCATACGCGCGAGCGCAAAGAAGCCGCCCGTTGCACTCGGGCAGCTATATCAAAAGAACATTGCCCACCTGCGAAATGATCGGCGCTTCTTCACCGACAAGCTGCCTGGTAATTTCCTTTACCTGTCGCTAATCGCCCGTGCCCTGCCCCGCGCGCGCTTCGTGCATGTCACCCGTGACCCGATGGATGCCGGCTTTGCCATCTACAAGCAACTGTTCGCAGATGCCTATCCCTGGTCGTATGACCTGGAGGAATTGGGCTCTTACTATGTGGAGTACCAAAAATTGATGCAGGATTGGCAGGATTTGCTGGGCGATCGCATATACACGGTCAATTACGAGACGCTGGTAGCCGATCCGCAGGGTGCGACCCGCGCATTACTGGACTGGCTGGAGCTGCCGTTTGAAAGCGCCTGCCTGAAGTTTTATCAGACCCAGACTGTGGCTGCCACCGCCAGTGCTTCCCAGGTCCGCGAGCCCATTCACCAGCGCTCGAGCGGCCGCTGGCAGAAGTTTGCAGCACAGCTGCAGCCCTACCGCACCGTGCTGGAAAGCGCGGGCATCCTGCCGCCTGGCTGA
- a CDS encoding monovalent cation:proton antiporter-2 (CPA2) family protein has translation MPHDNFLLQTVIFLAAAVFSVPVAKRLGFGSVLGYLVAGVLIGPHTFGLVGDTSDELHFAEFGVALMLFLIGLELQPRKLWALRGSIFGTGGAQVVLTAAAISVIAIYGFGSSIRAGIAIGLILALSSTAIVLQSLSEKNLLNTEGGRNAFSVLLFQDIAVIPILALLPLLATMKVAEDPHALQGWAYALAVLGAVTALVLAGRYLLTPLLRLVVGARTRELFTACSLLIVLGSAAVMSWLELSPALGTFIAGVVLAESEFRHELEADIQPFKGLLLGLFFLAVGANLDLALVMQKPLLLVALLALLVSVKFAILFALSRLRGMAKGEDWLFALSLAQAGEFGFVLLAYASQNHVLANDVSSVLIALIALSMAFTPLLLMAYEQLIQPRFFAGPRRPDLPETDPHDDGSPVIIIGYGRYGQIAGRLLNASGFDTTLLEHNAEQLELVRRYGIKAYYGDASREDLLHAAGAGNAKIVILTLSDQAASLEIVSRIQKHFPHLTILARARNRMHQYALMEAGVEYIYRETVDSALEIGAGALQLLGLSKHQAQRAARKFKQHDQRMLESLFPYWRNESQHVAKTKIYREQLLQALREDRRDPDLHLDHHWEDRQKGPGDERDKNTEGRKVRPGL, from the coding sequence ATGCCGCACGACAACTTTCTACTTCAGACCGTCATCTTTCTCGCCGCCGCGGTATTTTCCGTACCAGTCGCCAAGCGCCTCGGCTTCGGCTCGGTACTCGGCTACCTCGTAGCCGGCGTTCTCATCGGCCCTCACACCTTTGGCCTGGTGGGGGATACCAGTGACGAACTGCACTTTGCCGAGTTCGGCGTGGCGCTGATGTTGTTCCTGATCGGGCTCGAGCTACAGCCGCGCAAGCTGTGGGCGCTGCGCGGATCGATCTTTGGTACCGGCGGTGCCCAGGTCGTACTCACCGCCGCGGCCATAAGCGTGATCGCCATTTACGGTTTTGGCAGCAGTATCCGTGCGGGCATCGCCATCGGCCTGATCCTCGCACTGTCCTCCACTGCCATCGTGCTGCAGTCGCTGTCGGAAAAAAACCTGCTCAACACCGAGGGCGGACGCAATGCGTTCAGCGTGCTGCTGTTCCAGGATATCGCGGTTATCCCGATCCTCGCGCTGCTGCCATTACTCGCCACGATGAAAGTTGCCGAGGACCCGCATGCCCTGCAGGGCTGGGCCTACGCACTGGCGGTGCTCGGCGCCGTTACTGCGCTGGTACTGGCGGGGCGCTACCTGCTTACGCCGCTGCTGCGTCTGGTCGTCGGTGCCCGCACCCGGGAACTGTTCACCGCCTGCTCGCTGCTGATCGTGCTGGGCTCCGCCGCGGTCATGAGCTGGCTCGAGCTGTCGCCGGCACTGGGCACGTTTATCGCCGGCGTGGTGCTGGCAGAAAGCGAGTTCCGCCACGAGCTGGAAGCGGATATCCAGCCATTCAAGGGCCTGTTGCTGGGACTGTTTTTCCTCGCGGTGGGAGCCAACCTGGACCTGGCGCTGGTGATGCAGAAGCCCTTATTGCTTGTTGCCCTGCTGGCTCTGCTAGTCTCTGTAAAGTTTGCCATTCTGTTTGCGCTGTCGCGCCTGCGCGGTATGGCAAAAGGGGAAGACTGGCTGTTTGCCCTGTCGCTGGCGCAGGCGGGGGAGTTCGGCTTTGTCCTGCTGGCCTACGCCAGCCAGAACCACGTACTGGCGAATGATGTGAGCAGTGTACTGATTGCGCTCATCGCGCTGTCGATGGCATTTACGCCCCTGCTGTTGATGGCCTATGAACAGCTCATTCAGCCGCGCTTCTTTGCCGGTCCGCGCCGGCCGGATCTGCCGGAGACGGATCCACACGACGACGGTTCCCCGGTGATCATCATCGGCTATGGCCGCTACGGGCAGATTGCCGGCCGCCTACTCAATGCCAGCGGTTTTGACACTACTCTGCTGGAACACAATGCCGAGCAGCTGGAGCTGGTGCGCCGCTATGGTATCAAGGCTTACTACGGCGATGCCTCGCGCGAGGACTTGCTACATGCCGCCGGCGCAGGGAATGCAAAAATTGTGATCCTTACCCTGAGCGACCAGGCGGCATCACTGGAGATTGTCAGCCGTATCCAGAAACACTTCCCGCACCTCACGATTCTGGCGCGCGCGCGCAACCGCATGCACCAGTACGCGCTGATGGAAGCGGGAGTGGAGTACATCTACCGGGAAACCGTCGACAGCGCACTCGAGATCGGTGCCGGCGCACTGCAGTTGCTGGGCCTCTCCAAACACCAGGCCCAGCGCGCCGCGCGCAAGTTCAAGCAGCACGACCAGCGCATGCTGGAGTCCCTGTTTCCGTACTGGCGCAATGAATCCCAACACGTCGCCAAGACCAAAATCTACCGCGAGCAACTGCTGCAGGCACTGCGGGAAGATCGGCGCGACCCCGACTTACACCTGGACCATCACTGGGAAGACCGGCAAAAGGGCCCGGGTGACGAGCGCGATAAAAACACCGAGGGCCGCAAAGTCAGACCCGGGCTTTAA
- a CDS encoding DUF2474 family protein — translation MKIEVSAWKRLGWMVAIWMMSVAALGLVSLVLKWWLNG, via the coding sequence ATGAAAATAGAGGTGTCGGCGTGGAAGCGCCTTGGCTGGATGGTTGCGATCTGGATGATGAGCGTTGCTGCGCTCGGCCTGGTTTCTCTGGTGTTGAAATGGTGGCTGAACGGCTAG
- the cydB gene encoding cytochrome d ubiquinol oxidase subunit II, producing the protein MGSIDLSLAWAAIICFAIFAYVVMDGFDLGVGILSPVLEPGKERDQAINSIAPFWDGNETWLVMGGGGLLAVFPLAYSIILPATYPLMIAMLLGLVFRGAAFEFRWRDPAHQPLWDLVITVGSTVAALAQGITIGAILQGIEVENNAYAGGWLDWLSPFSILTGIAVVIGYALLGATWLIRKTEGGCQRHAHRLAYWLGIATVLALVAVSAATPFLYTDYWHRWFEMPQVLWTAQVPLMVAICTGFFFWSLKRGHELLPFLMALALFLLGFIGLCISIYPNMVPPSISLWEAAAPRDSQLFLLVGAVFIIPVILGYTGWAYWVFRGKVGTEGYH; encoded by the coding sequence GGCCGCCATCATCTGTTTTGCAATCTTCGCCTATGTGGTCATGGACGGCTTCGACCTGGGCGTGGGTATCCTTTCTCCGGTGCTGGAACCGGGCAAGGAGCGCGACCAGGCGATTAACTCCATTGCCCCTTTCTGGGATGGTAATGAGACCTGGCTGGTCATGGGCGGTGGCGGCCTGCTGGCGGTATTCCCCCTCGCCTATTCCATCATTCTACCGGCGACCTACCCGCTGATGATTGCGATGCTGCTGGGCCTGGTATTCCGCGGCGCAGCATTCGAATTCCGCTGGCGGGACCCGGCGCATCAGCCGCTGTGGGATCTGGTGATTACCGTAGGATCCACCGTGGCCGCCCTCGCCCAGGGCATCACCATTGGCGCGATATTGCAGGGCATCGAAGTGGAGAACAACGCCTATGCCGGTGGCTGGCTGGACTGGTTGAGCCCGTTCAGCATTCTCACCGGCATTGCGGTGGTCATCGGCTATGCGCTGCTGGGCGCCACCTGGTTGATTCGCAAGACCGAGGGCGGTTGCCAGCGCCATGCGCATCGCCTGGCGTACTGGTTAGGTATCGCCACGGTGCTCGCGTTGGTTGCGGTGAGTGCCGCCACGCCATTTTTATACACTGACTACTGGCACCGTTGGTTTGAAATGCCCCAGGTTCTGTGGACCGCCCAGGTCCCGCTAATGGTTGCCATCTGCACCGGCTTTTTTTTCTGGAGCCTGAAAAGGGGCCATGAGCTGCTGCCATTCTTGATGGCGCTGGCGCTATTCCTGTTGGGGTTTATCGGGCTTTGCATCAGCATCTATCCCAACATGGTTCCGCCGTCGATCTCACTCTGGGAGGCGGCGGCCCCGCGGGATAGTCAGTTGTTCCTACTGGTAGGAGCGGTATTTATTATCCCGGTTATTCTGGGCTACACCGGCTGGGCCTACTGGGTGTTCCGCGGCAAGGTCGGCACCGAGGGCTATCACTGA
- a CDS encoding VF530 family DNA-binding protein, whose translation MHHEQPNNPLHGVKLETIVVELEEHYGWDGLAERVPVNCFRNDPSVKSSLKFLRRTPWAREKVEALYVATFRSDNPWKT comes from the coding sequence ATGCATCATGAGCAACCCAACAATCCACTGCACGGCGTCAAGCTGGAGACCATTGTGGTGGAACTGGAGGAACACTACGGTTGGGACGGGCTCGCCGAGCGGGTGCCGGTCAACTGTTTCAGGAACGATCCCTCGGTGAAATCCAGTCTCAAATTTCTGCGCAGAACACCCTGGGCCCGGGAGAAGGTCGAGGCCTTATATGTTGCGACCTTTCGTAGTGACAACCCGTGGAAGACCTGA